A region from the Methanomassiliicoccales archaeon genome encodes:
- a CDS encoding zinc ribbon domain-containing protein, with the protein MEERPYDEIIDATCPSCRHAVPMDANVCPYCGYVIKPEVAKAAAPQKAPPQAAPVGARQMTSKPVVGGALIIISGLIGIVMGLILAALSGEIEEMLQDMYGPDVISAVEGALVACGVIWFIIGLIALVGGVFAIRRKKWGFAIVGGVLALLTVGPWFIGSILGLVGLILIAMSRNEFS; encoded by the coding sequence ATGGAGGAACGTCCATATGATGAGATCATCGATGCAACATGTCCGAGTTGTCGCCACGCGGTCCCGATGGACGCCAACGTCTGTCCTTACTGCGGGTATGTCATAAAACCCGAGGTTGCTAAGGCGGCAGCACCGCAGAAGGCTCCTCCGCAGGCAGCTCCCGTTGGTGCTAGGCAAATGACGTCCAAGCCAGTAGTTGGTGGGGCTTTGATTATTATCTCGGGGCTTATCGGTATCGTCATGGGACTTATTCTTGCGGCGCTTTCTGGCGAGATTGAAGAGATGCTACAGGATATGTATGGCCCTGACGTCATTAGCGCCGTCGAAGGCGCTTTGGTCGCCTGTGGAGTAATCTGGTTTATCATCGGTCTGATTGCTTTAGTCGGTGGCGTCTTCGCGATAAGGAGGAAAAAATGGGGATTTGCGATCGTCGGTGGTGTCCTCGCATTATTGACCGTTGGGCCATGGTTCATTGGCTCAATATTGGGCCTCGTGGGACTCATCCTCATCGCGATGTCAAGGAACGAATTCAGTTGA
- a CDS encoding formate--phosphoribosylaminoimidazolecarboxamide ligase has translation MALRTKVSEILEGYDKSKITIATLCSHSSLQIFHGARREGFRTIGLAVNQRTKFYDAFPLAKPDEFIRFESYDEILERADELIDRNIIIVPHGSFVEYMGTEKFEKLPVPTFGNRAVLKWESDREKQREWLVSAGVEMPRKISDAREIDRPVLVKYHGAKGGRGFFIAKDYPDFKLGIDESQPYTIQEYVLGTRYYLHYFYSPIKEDGYRVAEGSLELLSMDRRDESNIDEMYKLGAQEELKKLGLYPTFVVTGNVPVVIRESLLPKIFDMGERVINRSIELFGGMIGPFCLETIVTDKLEFKVFEISSRIVAGTNPFISGSPYSDLIEPELSTGRRIAREIKIARDRGLLHKIVS, from the coding sequence ATGGCACTAAGAACTAAGGTCAGTGAAATTCTCGAAGGTTACGACAAGAGTAAGATCACTATTGCCACATTATGCTCTCACTCGTCGCTACAGATTTTCCATGGCGCGAGACGCGAAGGTTTTAGAACAATCGGACTTGCCGTCAATCAAAGGACAAAATTCTACGATGCCTTTCCCCTAGCTAAACCTGATGAATTTATCAGGTTCGAAAGTTACGACGAAATCCTCGAAAGGGCGGATGAACTCATTGACCGCAATATCATTATTGTCCCACACGGCTCCTTTGTTGAGTACATGGGGACGGAAAAATTTGAGAAACTTCCAGTTCCGACTTTTGGGAACAGGGCAGTTCTCAAATGGGAATCGGATAGAGAGAAGCAGAGGGAGTGGCTGGTTTCGGCTGGTGTCGAGATGCCCAGGAAGATCAGTGATGCGAGGGAGATCGATAGGCCTGTTCTTGTTAAATACCATGGAGCCAAGGGCGGACGTGGTTTCTTCATCGCTAAGGACTATCCAGACTTTAAGCTCGGGATCGATGAAAGTCAGCCATATACCATTCAAGAATATGTGCTCGGGACAAGATACTACTTGCACTACTTTTATTCGCCAATAAAGGAAGATGGATACAGGGTTGCGGAGGGCAGTCTTGAGCTCCTTTCGATGGATAGGCGCGACGAGAGCAACATCGACGAGATGTATAAACTCGGTGCCCAGGAAGAGCTCAAGAAGCTTGGACTTTATCCCACATTCGTCGTCACAGGTAACGTCCCCGTTGTCATAAGGGAAAGCCTGCTACCGAAGATTTTCGATATGGGCGAACGTGTGATCAACCGGTCAATCGAATTATTCGGAGGTATGATCGGTCCGTTCTGCCTTGAGACGATAGTCACAGACAAGCTTGAATTCAAGGTCTTCGAGATCTCATCGCGCATTGTCGCCGGAACAAATCCATTTATTTCTGGATCTCCTTATTCTGATCTTATTGAGCCTGAGCTGAGCACCGGAAGGCGGATTGCGAGAGAGATTAAGATTGCGAGGGATAGAGGTTTACTGCATAAGATCGTCTCGTAG
- a CDS encoding 3-isopropylmalate dehydratase small subunit, protein MIKGRVWKYGDHINTDLIISGRYLDEYDMKSLSAHVFEDLDPTFTIGVKPGDIIVAGRNFGCGSSREQAPAVLKEKRVGAIVAASFARIFFRNAINIGLPVVICPDAHRILNKGDVITLDIRGGFILREPDGTRIRFNPLPDFLVDILEKGGLVPYMRAKLGRCVA, encoded by the coding sequence ATGATCAAGGGACGTGTATGGAAGTACGGCGATCATATCAACACAGACCTTATCATCTCAGGTCGATATCTTGATGAATACGACATGAAGTCTCTTTCTGCCCATGTATTTGAAGACCTCGATCCGACATTCACAATTGGGGTCAAGCCAGGCGATATTATCGTTGCTGGTCGGAATTTTGGGTGTGGGTCAAGTAGAGAACAGGCACCAGCGGTTCTCAAAGAGAAGCGGGTAGGGGCCATAGTCGCTGCCAGTTTTGCACGAATTTTCTTTAGAAACGCGATCAATATCGGTCTCCCTGTCGTTATCTGTCCGGATGCTCATCGCATTTTGAATAAAGGGGACGTCATTACTCTTGACATAAGGGGTGGTTTTATCTTGAGGGAACCTGATGGCACTCGCATCAGATTCAATCCGCTCCCGGACTTCCTTGTTGACATCTTAGAGAAGGGAGGTCTCGTACCATACATGAGAGCAAAGCTCGGGAGGTGTGTTGCCTGA
- the rpsB gene encoding 30S ribosomal protein S2 yields the protein MTEETNTGLLVSEDIYLTSGVHIGTQQKSADMKPFIFKVRSDGLYVLDVKQTDQRIRVAAKFLSRFPADKIVVVSARQYGQKPARVFAKAIGAQVIPGRFVPGSLTNPALPQYIEPEVLFVTDPAADQQAVAEALNIGIPIVALCDANNETRNVDLVIPTNNKGRRALACVYWLLTRETLKEKKMIERDSDFKLTIDDFEASL from the coding sequence ATGACGGAGGAAACGAATACAGGGCTTCTAGTCTCTGAGGATATCTATCTCACATCGGGAGTTCACATCGGAACGCAGCAGAAAAGCGCAGACATGAAGCCATTCATATTCAAAGTGAGATCAGACGGTCTGTATGTTCTTGATGTGAAGCAAACTGATCAAAGGATCAGGGTGGCAGCGAAATTCCTTTCGAGATTCCCCGCCGACAAGATCGTTGTAGTCTCTGCACGGCAATATGGGCAAAAGCCAGCTAGAGTCTTCGCAAAAGCGATTGGCGCGCAGGTCATCCCTGGTCGCTTCGTACCTGGCAGCTTGACGAATCCCGCGCTTCCTCAATACATTGAACCGGAAGTTCTTTTCGTCACAGATCCTGCCGCGGATCAGCAAGCTGTCGCTGAGGCTCTCAACATAGGGATCCCGATCGTCGCTCTTTGCGACGCCAACAACGAAACAAGAAATGTCGACCTCGTCATCCCGACAAACAATAAGGGACGGAGAGCTCTCGCGTGCGTCTACTGGCTTTTGACCAGAGAGACGTTGAAGGAAAAGAAAATGATCGAAAGAGATTCAGATTTCAAGCTGACAATCGATGATTTCGAAGCGAGCCTCTGA
- a CDS encoding nucleotide sugar dehydrogenase, whose translation MISRRICVVGLGYVGLPLACLFADKGYETVGLERDKKKVETINQGICPLRGKEPGLKEILLNVVNSGKLIATSDPEICSKADAIFICVDVPIDESQRPVLTFLESAVMEVGKRLRRGTLVVVESTLPPGTMNNFVIPRLESISGLQADKDFFIAYSPERILPGNVIESLKRNARIIGFRNERSLSLARDIYSTIVEAPIYQTDMITAEIVKTVENAYRDVQIAFANEVALACEDLGVDVFEVRRLVNTSPFRDMHLPGSGVGGHCLTKDPWLFASSITGRSLPLISTARAINDSMPEHLAALAMEALCEAGIDKSKPKVSVFGLAFRKDIGDTRNSPALAVIDILRKDTRIIVHDPYAEPPTDIDFTRDIKEALRGSDCAIFVTDHSEYNTIDLQELARLMRTRIIVDGRNLFDARKCREEGFIYRGIGKGR comes from the coding sequence ATGATCTCAAGAAGGATTTGCGTCGTTGGATTAGGCTACGTTGGTCTGCCATTGGCGTGCTTGTTTGCTGATAAAGGTTACGAAACAGTGGGATTGGAAAGAGATAAAAAGAAAGTAGAAACGATTAACCAAGGCATTTGTCCATTGAGAGGGAAAGAACCTGGTTTAAAGGAGATTCTTCTAAATGTTGTCAATAGTGGAAAACTGATCGCAACATCAGACCCAGAAATCTGCTCAAAGGCCGATGCTATCTTCATATGCGTTGATGTCCCAATAGACGAATCTCAACGACCGGTTTTGACATTTCTCGAAAGTGCAGTGATGGAAGTAGGGAAGAGGCTGAGGAGAGGTACGTTAGTCGTAGTTGAATCAACGCTTCCTCCTGGAACGATGAATAATTTCGTAATTCCGCGCCTAGAAAGCATTTCTGGATTACAGGCGGATAAAGATTTTTTCATCGCCTATTCCCCAGAAAGAATTCTGCCTGGGAATGTTATAGAAAGCCTGAAAAGAAATGCAAGGATCATCGGCTTCCGGAATGAAAGGTCGCTCTCGCTCGCTCGTGACATCTATTCAACCATCGTCGAAGCCCCAATTTATCAGACAGACATGATAACGGCTGAAATAGTCAAGACCGTCGAGAACGCCTACAGAGACGTCCAGATAGCATTCGCAAATGAGGTCGCACTGGCCTGTGAAGATCTCGGAGTGGATGTTTTTGAAGTAAGGAGGCTTGTCAATACCTCACCTTTCAGGGATATGCACTTGCCCGGGTCGGGTGTCGGTGGCCACTGCTTGACCAAGGATCCGTGGTTATTCGCGAGTTCGATCACCGGTCGATCGCTTCCTTTGATTTCGACTGCGAGAGCGATCAACGATTCGATGCCTGAACATCTCGCTGCGCTGGCGATGGAGGCACTCTGTGAGGCTGGGATAGATAAGTCGAAACCGAAAGTATCGGTATTCGGTCTCGCTTTCAGAAAAGACATCGGGGACACGAGAAACTCTCCCGCGCTCGCTGTAATCGACATACTGCGCAAAGATACAAGAATCATTGTCCACGATCCTTATGCAGAGCCGCCGACTGACATAGATTTTACAAGAGACATCAAAGAGGCCTTGAGGGGTTCAGACTGTGCCATCTTTGTCACAGATCACAGCGAATATAATACGATTGATCTTCAAGAATTGGCACGACTCATGCGGACGAGAATTATCGTGGATGGACGCAATCTTTTCGACGCCAGAAAGTGTAGAGAGGAAGGTTTCATCTATCGAGGAATCGGCAAGGGCCGTTGA
- a CDS encoding glycerol dehydrogenase produces MISREVAWRTFAAEYNASSLEVKGEGERVPSYVITPLGAMINRLFVVGVLTDIENTGTEEEPFWKARITDPTGTFYISAGQYQPEAAIALARIKPPEFIAVVGKSRTYSPEEGALYVSIRPEKVTVVDEKIRDYWILETCKSTLKRISAAEEARRMENPTVESLMKLGFSRLLSEGVVRSVAHYQSVDFEKYRAVVIDALRYLLPEYQMEIPETPVELPEEIDEEGNIDNIDNEEKVLAIIDRLDKKGKGAPWDEIVEEARKEGIEKDELEEITNSLLDKGMIYEPILGKMKRI; encoded by the coding sequence ATGATCTCAAGGGAAGTCGCATGGAGGACATTCGCAGCAGAATATAACGCATCGAGTCTTGAAGTCAAGGGAGAGGGGGAGAGGGTACCGTCCTACGTGATCACACCGCTGGGCGCGATGATCAATAGACTCTTTGTTGTTGGTGTCCTCACAGATATTGAAAACACAGGTACTGAAGAAGAGCCTTTCTGGAAAGCAAGGATTACCGATCCAACGGGAACATTCTACATTTCGGCTGGTCAGTACCAGCCAGAGGCGGCCATAGCACTGGCTAGAATTAAGCCGCCGGAATTTATTGCAGTAGTGGGGAAGAGCAGAACATATTCGCCAGAGGAGGGGGCACTCTACGTATCGATCAGGCCCGAGAAAGTGACGGTTGTCGATGAGAAGATTCGCGACTACTGGATACTCGAAACATGCAAGTCCACGCTCAAGAGAATATCTGCGGCTGAGGAAGCAAGGCGTATGGAAAATCCAACGGTCGAATCTCTCATGAAGCTCGGCTTCTCGAGGTTGCTTTCAGAAGGTGTAGTAAGAAGCGTCGCTCACTATCAATCAGTTGACTTTGAGAAATACAGGGCCGTAGTTATTGATGCATTGAGGTATCTGCTACCAGAATACCAAATGGAAATTCCCGAAACGCCAGTAGAGCTCCCCGAAGAAATCGATGAAGAAGGAAACATCGATAATATCGATAATGAAGAAAAGGTTTTGGCGATTATCGACCGCCTTGACAAAAAAGGAAAAGGGGCGCCATGGGATGAAATTGTTGAAGAGGCGAGGAAAGAAGGGATCGAAAAAGATGAACTTGAAGAGATTACGAATTCTCTTCTCGATAAAGGAATGATCTACGAACCCATTTTAGGAAAAATGAAAAGGATATAA
- a CDS encoding Gfo/Idh/MocA family oxidoreductase: MIRTGVIGVGYMGQNHARIYSEISELVGIYDVDTEHSRAVARRFGTQAFEKIDDLIRRAEALSICAPTAEHFHLALMAIKAGKSVLLEKPFTGDSKKASLLANEAEKQSIVLAGGFVERFNPVVSAAKEALEVGRFGKLISISSRRVSSFPSRIRDVGVIMDLAIHDIDVIRYITSSEISEVFGMGGKFANDKFEDYVNLLLELECGVTGHVETNWLTPMKVRKVSMTCSKGYVQLDYIDQVLEVSSSEIKEIDPGNLFQVPLEFDVRRISLKKEEPLKRELQDFLAAVRSSGKPAVRAEDAIMDLKVCEAAIQSVREKRKIEIAH, translated from the coding sequence ATGATTCGGACAGGGGTTATCGGCGTCGGATACATGGGTCAGAATCACGCGAGAATCTATTCGGAAATTTCAGAACTTGTAGGGATCTACGACGTCGATACCGAGCATTCACGCGCTGTCGCGCGTCGCTTTGGAACCCAGGCGTTTGAGAAAATAGACGATCTGATCCGCAGGGCCGAGGCATTGAGTATCTGCGCACCAACGGCCGAACACTTTCATCTCGCACTCATGGCAATAAAAGCGGGTAAGTCGGTCTTATTGGAAAAACCGTTCACAGGTGACTCAAAAAAAGCGAGCTTGCTGGCGAATGAGGCCGAAAAACAGAGTATCGTCCTTGCAGGCGGATTCGTTGAAAGATTTAACCCCGTTGTTTCTGCGGCTAAGGAGGCACTTGAAGTCGGCAGATTTGGAAAGCTCATATCGATATCTTCGAGGAGGGTTTCCTCATTTCCATCACGAATAAGGGATGTGGGTGTGATCATGGATCTGGCAATCCACGACATCGACGTGATCAGGTATATCACCTCCTCTGAAATCAGTGAAGTTTTTGGCATGGGGGGTAAATTCGCAAATGATAAATTCGAGGATTACGTGAATCTCCTGCTCGAGCTCGAATGCGGCGTGACGGGTCATGTTGAAACAAACTGGCTTACACCTATGAAGGTGAGAAAAGTATCGATGACCTGCAGTAAAGGGTACGTTCAACTCGATTACATCGATCAGGTGCTCGAAGTATCGTCATCAGAAATCAAGGAAATCGATCCAGGTAATTTGTTCCAAGTGCCATTGGAATTCGATGTGCGCCGTATCTCATTAAAAAAGGAAGAGCCGCTAAAGAGGGAACTCCAAGATTTTCTCGCAGCGGTAAGGTCTTCAGGGAAACCGGCGGTAAGAGCAGAAGACGCAATTATGGATCTAAAGGTATGCGAGGCTGCAATCCAATCTGTCCGGGAAAAGAGAAAGATCGAGATTGCACATTAA
- the ltaE gene encoding low-specificity L-threonine aldolase has protein sequence MRIIDLRSDTVTLPTKEMLLSILDAELGDDVAGEDPTVNRLEQLAAERFGTEAALLTPTGTQSNLIAVMTHCHRGDEMLVESEAHIYYYEVGGMSAIAGVIPRLIRGKYGVFTGEDVQAALRGNDLHFPPSTLVEIENTHNRAGGTVWRPDEVRGVARVAHDFGMKVHIDGARIFNAAIALGVDVREYARHVDSISFCLSKGLCAPVGSVLVGNKEFIEKARKVRKMLGGGMRQAGVIAAPGIIALTKMVDRLKEDHDNAKKLARGLNQIGSLKVDMKRVQTNIVLLDVSSLNMRSTEFVLKAREKGLLVTDFGGTTVRFVTHYGITEEDIDVAIGIVESIC, from the coding sequence ATGCGAATCATCGATTTGCGAAGCGACACTGTGACACTTCCCACAAAGGAAATGCTTCTGAGCATTCTCGATGCCGAGTTAGGCGACGACGTTGCGGGGGAAGATCCAACCGTCAACAGATTGGAGCAGCTTGCAGCTGAGAGATTTGGCACAGAGGCGGCGTTGTTGACGCCGACCGGCACGCAAAGTAACCTTATCGCAGTGATGACTCACTGCCATCGCGGTGACGAAATGCTTGTTGAATCCGAAGCGCATATCTACTATTATGAAGTCGGCGGAATGTCGGCGATTGCCGGCGTTATTCCTCGTTTAATCAGAGGAAAGTATGGGGTGTTCACTGGCGAAGACGTTCAAGCTGCTTTACGGGGAAATGATCTGCATTTTCCACCCTCGACGCTTGTTGAGATCGAGAACACGCATAACAGGGCAGGTGGAACAGTATGGAGACCCGATGAGGTAAGAGGGGTTGCCAGAGTAGCACATGATTTCGGAATGAAAGTGCATATCGACGGCGCCCGGATCTTTAATGCCGCCATTGCTTTAGGTGTTGATGTGAGGGAGTATGCTAGACATGTTGACAGCATCAGTTTCTGTCTATCGAAGGGTCTCTGTGCGCCGGTTGGGTCCGTACTTGTGGGGAACAAGGAGTTCATTGAGAAGGCAAGGAAAGTGAGGAAAATGCTCGGCGGGGGGATGCGGCAAGCTGGTGTAATCGCCGCACCGGGCATTATCGCCCTGACGAAGATGGTTGACCGATTGAAAGAAGATCATGACAACGCGAAAAAATTGGCGAGAGGTCTTAATCAAATCGGGTCATTGAAGGTCGACATGAAAAGGGTTCAGACGAATATCGTGCTACTAGATGTCTCGTCTTTGAACATGAGATCCACGGAATTCGTCCTGAAAGCGAGGGAAAAGGGGCTGCTTGTCACTGATTTCGGAGGAACCACTGTGCGGTTCGTTACTCATTATGGGATTACAGAAGAAGACATTGATGTGGCGATCGGGATTGTCGAATCGATCTGCTGA
- the pdxS gene encoding pyridoxal 5'-phosphate synthase lyase subunit PdxS, whose amino-acid sequence MPLELDLAKLRCGTELLKRGFAKMQKGGVVMDVTNAEQAGIAEDAGAVAVMALERVPADIRAQGGVARMADPKKILEIMDAVTIPVMAKCRIGHFVEAQILEALGVDMIDESEVLTPADPFYHVDKKKFTVPFVCGARDLGEALRRIDEGAAMIRTKGEAGTGNVIEAVRHQRVIMGKIRELKGKEDEELMTVAREIQAPFYLVKEVAELQRLPVVNFAAGGIATPADAALMMQLGSDGVFVGSGIFKSENPEERARAIVEAVTHFDDPVTLAEISKGLGEAMKGIEISAIRPEQRLQERGW is encoded by the coding sequence ATGCCATTAGAACTTGATCTGGCCAAACTCAGATGCGGGACCGAACTTCTCAAGAGAGGATTCGCAAAAATGCAGAAGGGTGGCGTTGTAATGGATGTTACAAACGCTGAGCAGGCCGGAATCGCAGAAGACGCTGGGGCAGTCGCAGTTATGGCACTCGAGCGGGTCCCTGCTGATATCAGGGCACAAGGAGGCGTCGCCCGCATGGCCGATCCGAAGAAAATACTTGAGATCATGGACGCAGTTACAATTCCAGTCATGGCGAAATGCAGAATAGGTCATTTCGTCGAAGCACAGATACTCGAAGCCCTTGGGGTTGATATGATCGACGAATCGGAAGTGCTCACCCCTGCTGACCCGTTCTACCATGTTGATAAAAAGAAGTTTACTGTCCCCTTTGTCTGCGGGGCGAGGGACCTCGGGGAGGCACTCAGGCGCATCGACGAGGGCGCAGCGATGATCCGGACAAAGGGTGAAGCGGGTACAGGCAATGTGATTGAAGCGGTCAGACACCAGAGGGTGATCATGGGGAAGATCAGAGAATTGAAAGGAAAAGAAGATGAAGAACTTATGACCGTTGCCAGGGAGATACAGGCGCCGTTTTATCTCGTTAAGGAAGTCGCAGAACTCCAGCGCCTTCCTGTCGTGAATTTCGCTGCCGGTGGTATCGCGACCCCTGCAGATGCAGCCCTGATGATGCAACTAGGATCAGATGGTGTCTTCGTCGGGTCCGGTATTTTCAAGTCTGAAAACCCCGAGGAAAGGGCAAGGGCGATTGTTGAAGCGGTCACGCACTTTGACGACCCAGTAACACTAGCAGAGATATCCAAAGGCCTCGGCGAGGCAATGAAGGGTATCGAAATTTCAGCAATAAGACCAGAACAAAGGTTGCAGGAGCGCGGGTGGTGA
- a CDS encoding MEMO1 family protein, whose amino-acid sequence MRYPAVAGKFYAGKERELREEIRKCFLSSLGPGSIPELSRDGERKIIGAVVPHAGYVYSGPIAAHVYAAIARDGFPKTFVIIGPNHHAIGSAVAVAGEDFETPLGVCKLDRDLLKRLERVMSVDPIAHQYEHSIEVQLPFIQFFSDEVKILPICMALQDYETAMETAKELRKAIEGMDVIIIASSDFSHYVPAHEAKAKDMEVINQILALNPRGVYDVVIRRDVSMCGYGPVMAMLEAAKGNEARLLKYGTSGDVYPMREVVGYGAIVVTK is encoded by the coding sequence ATGAGATATCCTGCCGTTGCGGGGAAATTTTACGCAGGAAAGGAAAGGGAATTGAGAGAGGAAATTAGAAAATGTTTTCTTTCATCTCTTGGCCCAGGTTCGATTCCAGAGCTCTCACGTGATGGTGAAAGAAAGATCATTGGGGCCGTCGTGCCCCACGCAGGTTATGTTTACTCCGGCCCTATTGCCGCGCACGTTTATGCGGCAATCGCCCGCGACGGGTTCCCAAAGACCTTTGTGATTATTGGCCCTAACCACCACGCGATTGGAAGCGCGGTGGCGGTTGCAGGTGAAGACTTTGAAACGCCCCTAGGTGTATGTAAGCTCGATCGAGACCTATTGAAGAGGCTAGAGCGTGTAATGAGTGTAGACCCGATCGCTCACCAGTACGAGCATTCGATCGAAGTGCAACTGCCGTTTATTCAATTCTTCTCCGATGAAGTGAAAATCCTTCCGATATGCATGGCTTTGCAAGATTATGAGACAGCAATGGAGACTGCGAAGGAATTGCGGAAGGCGATTGAAGGCATGGACGTCATCATCATTGCATCAAGCGATTTTTCGCACTACGTACCCGCACATGAAGCAAAAGCGAAAGATATGGAAGTCATCAATCAAATCCTAGCGCTTAACCCAAGAGGGGTTTACGACGTTGTGATTAGAAGGGACGTTTCGATGTGCGGCTATGGTCCCGTAATGGCGATGCTCGAAGCTGCGAAGGGGAATGAAGCCCGATTGCTCAAGTATGGGACATCTGGTGATGTCTATCCGATGAGAGAGGTCGTGGGTTACGGTGCGATCGTCGTGACGAAGTGA
- a CDS encoding pyridoxal phosphate-dependent aminotransferase, whose translation MVSQRVKRVEESGTVRISNIVSKLKQEGVDIISFSMGEPDFPTPENITNACIKALKENFTHYTSSAGIPELRKAVAEKSRKENGIPCDEKHVLITPSKQAIFLSMLAILDDGDEVILPDPSWGTFEACVRVAGGVPKFLPLEAENGFRMSPEAMAELITDKTKMVLVNSPSNPCGAVQSLEDLKGIADLAKDHDLIVLADEVYEKIIYEGTHYSIASFDGMFERTITINGFSKTYAMTGWRIGWVVAPTEIMRELNKLQTHSLTCATSFVQIAALEALKGPQDSVRKMVDEFRARRDIVWELMNEIPSLSSPKPKGAFYAFPSYDFRMSSEELAAYLLEKAHVAVTPGSAFGPSGEGHIRLSFATSRGAIIEGMKRIKEALEKL comes from the coding sequence ATGGTTTCGCAGCGTGTCAAACGTGTCGAAGAGTCCGGCACAGTGAGGATATCAAATATTGTGAGTAAGCTCAAACAGGAAGGCGTTGATATTATTTCGTTCTCGATGGGTGAACCTGACTTTCCAACGCCTGAAAACATCACCAATGCATGCATCAAGGCGCTTAAGGAGAATTTTACGCACTACACGTCCTCAGCTGGAATTCCCGAATTGAGGAAAGCAGTCGCCGAGAAAAGCAGGAAAGAAAATGGGATTCCATGTGATGAGAAGCATGTTTTAATTACGCCATCAAAACAAGCGATCTTTTTGAGCATGTTGGCTATTCTCGACGACGGTGACGAGGTCATACTTCCTGATCCGTCCTGGGGGACATTTGAGGCCTGCGTCAGGGTTGCCGGCGGTGTTCCAAAGTTTCTGCCTCTTGAAGCAGAAAACGGTTTCCGAATGTCTCCAGAGGCAATGGCAGAACTCATTACGGACAAGACAAAGATGGTCCTTGTCAACTCTCCGTCGAATCCTTGTGGCGCTGTCCAGAGCTTGGAAGATCTCAAGGGGATCGCCGACTTGGCGAAGGACCACGATTTGATCGTGCTGGCGGATGAGGTCTATGAGAAGATCATATATGAGGGCACGCACTACTCGATCGCATCGTTTGATGGTATGTTCGAACGAACGATTACGATCAACGGGTTCTCAAAGACCTATGCAATGACGGGGTGGCGGATTGGGTGGGTGGTCGCGCCGACTGAGATCATGAGGGAGCTCAACAAATTGCAGACCCACTCCTTAACATGCGCAACTTCATTTGTCCAAATTGCAGCGCTCGAGGCGTTGAAAGGGCCGCAAGATTCCGTCAGGAAAATGGTAGATGAGTTTAGGGCAAGAAGAGATATTGTCTGGGAGTTGATGAACGAAATCCCTTCACTGAGCTCGCCGAAACCCAAGGGAGCTTTCTATGCATTTCCGTCTTATGATTTCAGGATGTCATCCGAGGAACTAGCGGCCTACCTCTTGGAAAAAGCGCATGTGGCTGTTACACCTGGGTCGGCCTTTGGCCCCTCGGGTGAGGGACATATCAGGTTATCATTTGCAACGAGCAGGGGCGCGATTATTGAGGGAATGAAAAGAATCAAAGAAGCACTGGAAAAGCTCTAA
- a CDS encoding DNA-directed RNA polymerase subunit K — protein sequence MKYTRFEKARIIGARALQISLGAPVLIDIPENVIDPIQIAMLEFEKGVIPLTVKRDT from the coding sequence ATGAAATATACAAGATTTGAGAAGGCGCGCATCATTGGAGCAAGGGCTCTGCAGATCTCCCTCGGTGCGCCCGTTCTCATCGACATTCCTGAAAACGTCATTGATCCGATTCAAATTGCTATGCTGGAATTTGAGAAAGGGGTTATCCCACTGACTGTCAAAAGAGATACATGA
- a CDS encoding methytransferase partner Trm112, which yields MKRRLLDILACPVCKHHPLELHVIEENEKEIVQGVLRCPKCQINYQIENGIPNMIPPERNGG from the coding sequence TTGAAAAGAAGACTCCTCGATATTCTCGCCTGTCCAGTTTGCAAGCATCATCCGCTCGAGCTCCATGTAATTGAAGAGAATGAAAAGGAGATCGTGCAGGGGGTGCTACGATGTCCGAAGTGCCAAATAAACTATCAGATTGAAAATGGCATCCCGAATATGATCCCCCCAGAGAGGAACGGAGGATGA